Proteins encoded in a region of the Salminus brasiliensis chromosome 2, fSalBra1.hap2, whole genome shotgun sequence genome:
- the LOC140549542 gene encoding uncharacterized protein, translating into MEVSTLFLLLLVACGVSAVQKERHFFHIHTVHFSPFQTTSTHTELPAAVQPDGESLVSWRSRTRVEGEELTDLHDVEVSIRLLEIRYNGTDHIDRKVCETERSSRGAVTVLDSTADHRNTILLIFTPTDDAIQCVVLDTDFLLDEGGSPNLSPISRGYLVQSCMERLVTGLYDEKDSRTALAAGSGDDLISAFADWLVSYLHRVMLIGIAVWGIYRQDMIILQGIFVWVFFYLGRSVVFFSALWGILAEELVIVQVFVVWGICNQDISILTVASFHGLYNQKLTNLPGRPVLSDGKQSLIILPCFFALVFSYVDRHCLYCFALLAIFKQDMIMLRSFAIWAIYNEDIIILTGIAYLVIYYLDRKLRFPYVEFSGNTLAQYFSLSYVFAEIIFHIKRKFKKRKSAKSPVNELHRDLNALMDDKQGGGHSDQTETDDDDDDDDGQNRLAHTGSRLNQAARRFTASMDTPLTLAGDDGKNRLAAGLSPAGGRFTASMDTPLTLAGDDGRNRLAAGLSPAGGRFTASMDTPLTLGGWNPRNVSTPNLALERTEASDQ; encoded by the exons ATGGAGGTTTCCACACTTTTCCTTCTGCTGCTCGTGGCGTGCGGAGTTTCAGCTGTTCAGAAAG AGAGACACTTTTTCCACATCCACACTGTTCACTTCAGTCCTTTCCAAACTACGTCCACCCACACCGAGCTCCCTGCAGCGGTCCAGCCTGATGGCGAGAGCCTGGTTTCCTGGAGAAGCAGAACGAGAGTGGAGGGAGAAGAGCTGACGGATCTGCATGATGTAGAAGTGTCCATCCGTCTTCTGGAAATCAGATATAACG GTACTGACCACATTGACAGGAAGGTCTGTGAGACTGAGAGATCTTCTAGAGGAGCTGTGACCGTACTGGACTCTACAGCTGACCACAGAAATACCATCCTCCTCATCTTCACACCAACGGATGACGCCATTCAGTGTGTGGTGCTGGACACGGACTTCCTTCTGGATGAAGGAGGTTCACCCAACCTCAGTCCAATCAGCAGGGGTTATCTGGTGCAGAGCTGCATGGAGAGGCTCgttacaggactttatgatgAGAAGGACAGCAGGACAGCTCTGGCAGCAGGTTCTGGAGATGATCTGATCTCTGCGTtcgctgattggctggtttctTACCTGCACAGAGTCATGTTGATTGGTATTGCTGTCTGGGGGATTTATCGCCAGGACATGATCATCTTGCAAGGCATTTttgtttgggtgtttttttacCTGGGCAGAAGCGTCGTGTTTTTTTCTGCTCTTTGGGGGATTCTTGCAGAAGAATTAGTGATTGTACAAGTCTTTGTTGTTTGGGGGATTTGTAACCAGGACATAAGCATCTTGACAGTCGCTTCTTTTCATGGGCTTTATAACCAGAAGCTAACCAACTTGCCTGGAAGGCCTGTTCTGAGTGATGGTAAACAGAGCCTAATTATCTTGCCATGCTTTTTTGCCTTGGTGTTTTCTTACGTGGACAGACACTGCTTGTATTGCTTTGCTCTTTTGGCCATTTTTAAACAGGATATGATCATGCTGAGAAGCTTTGCTATTTGGGCAATTTATAACGAGGACATTATCATCTTGACTGGAATTGCATATTTGGTCATTTATTACCTAGACAGAAAACTGCGTTTTCCTTACGTGGAATTCTCAGGAAATACTTTGGCTCAGTATTTTAGCCTGTCATACGTATTTGCAGAGATTATTTTCCATATTAAGAGAAagttcaaaaaaagaaaatctgcaAAATCTCCAGTCAACGAACTCCACAGAGACTTGAATG CTTTGATGGATGACAAGCAGGGTGGAGGACATTCAGACCAAACTGAGA ctgatgatgatgatgatgatgatgatggtcagaACAGACTGGCTCATACTGGCTCAAGACTGAACCAAGCTGCAC GAAGATTCACTGCTTCTATGGATACTCCTCTAACTTTGG CTGGTGATGATGGGAAGAACAGACTGGCTGCAGGACTGAGCCCAGCTGGAG GAAGATTCACTGCTTCTATGGATACTCCTCTAACTTTGG CTGGTGATGATGGGAGGAACAGACTGGCTGCAGGACTGAGCCCAGCTGGAG GAAGATTCACTGCTTCTATGGATACTCCTCTAACTCTGG gAGGATGGAATCCCAGGAATGTCTCCACTCCCAATCTGG cTTTAGAGAGAACTGAAGCCTCTGATCAGTAA